From a single Tursiops truncatus isolate mTurTru1 chromosome 20, mTurTru1.mat.Y, whole genome shotgun sequence genomic region:
- the ENDOV gene encoding endonuclease V isoform X15, with product MARKAAGRPPEETLSLWKREQALLKTLVVDRDTEAWQRDPAFSGLQRVGGVDVSFVKGDSVSACASLVVLSYPELEVMYEDCRMVSLTAPYVSGFLAFREVPFLVDAVQQLREKEPRLMPQVLFVDGNGVLHHRGFGVACHLGVVTDLPCIGVAKKLLQVDGLENNALHKEKIRLLKAGGDSFPLMGGSGTVLGMALKSHDHSTKPLYVSVGHKMSLEAAVRLTHGCCKFRIPEPVRQADIRSRDYIRRTLGVQGAPALRPERSKKAQRPKACPQGASEEPAGLSLPRVHQDQGVGGTSERRMEATQSWLGLTAWY from the exons ATGGCCCGAAAGGCGGCTGGGAGGCCGCCGGAGGAAACGCTGTCGCTCTGGAAACG ggagcaaGCCCTGTTGAAGACACTTGTCGTGGACCGGGACACGGAGGCGTGGCAACGGGACCCCGCTTTTTCGGGTCTGCAGAGGGTCGGGGGCGTGGATGTGTCCTTTGTGAAGGGCGACAGTGTCAGCGCCTGCGCCTCCCTGGTGGTGCTCAGCTACCCTGAGCTCGAG GTGATGTATGAGGACTGTCGCATGGTGAGCCTGACAGCCCCCTACGTGTCAGGCTTCCTGGCCTTCCGAGAGGTGCCCTTCCTGGTGGACGCGGTGCAGCAGCTGCGGGAGAAGGAGCCCCGCCTCATGCCCCAG GTCCTTTTTGTGGATGGAAATGGGGTGCTCCACCACCGAG GCTTTGGGGTAGCCTGCCACCTTGGTGTCGTCACAGACCTGCCCTGCATCGGGGTGGCCAAGAAACTCCTGCAGGTGGATGGGCTGGAGAACAACGCTCTGCACAAGGAGAAG ataCGGCTCCTGAAGGCTGGAGGAGACTCATTTCCTCTGATGGGAGGCTCCGGGACCGTCCTGGGCATG GCCCTGAAGAGCCACGACCACAGCACCAAGCCCCTCTATGTCTCTGTGGGccacaagatgagcctggaggcAGCCGTGCGCCTGACCCATGGCTGCTGCAAGTTTCGGATCCCGGAGCCCGTGCGCCAG GCTGACATCCGCTCCCGAGACTACATCCGCAGGACCCTGGGAGTCCAAGGGGCCCCTGCCTTGCGGCCAGAAAG GAGCAAGAAGGCACAGAGGCCAAAGGCGTGCCCTCAGGGAGCCTCAGAAGAGCCCGCAG GTCTCTCCCTGCCCAGAGTTCATCAggaccagggggtgggggggacttcGGAGCGCAGGATGGAAGCCACGCAGAGCTGGCTGGGCCTGACGGCTTGGTACTGA